The Actinomycetota bacterium genomic sequence CGGCGCTGGTGGCCTGCAGATCGATCGGCTTCGGCGACGCCCTGCGCCTTGTGGGCGAGCGCGGCGCCGCCATGCAGGCGGCGGGCGAGGCCCGCCCCGGCACCATGGCGGCGATCCTCGGGCTCTCCGACGGCGAGGCCGAGTCGCTGTGCGCCGAGGCCGGCGAGGTGTGGCCCGCCAACTACAACTGCCCTGGTCAGGTGGTGGCGTCGGGCAGCGTGGAGGGCATCGAGCGGCTGCTGGGCATCACCACCGAACGCGGCATCAAGGCCACCCAACTCAAGGTGGGCGGCGCGTTCCACAGCCCGCTGATGGAGCCGGCGTCCGAGCGCCTGGCCCCGGCGCTCGAGGCCTGGGACCCCCAGCCGCCCACTCCCGAGTTCCTCAGCACCACCACCGCGCAGGTGGAGCCGGCCGATCGCATGCGTCCGGTGCTGCTCGACCAGCTCACCTCGCCCGTGAGGTTCGGCCACGCGGTGGAGACCGCCGTGGCCATGGGCGCGGACACCTTCGTCGAGCTCGGCCCCGGTCGCGTGCTGTCGGGGCTGGTGAAGCGCATCAAGCGCGACGCCACGCTGCATCAGGTGTCGGGCCCCGAGGGCCTCGAGAGCCTGGCCGAGGTGATGGCATGAGCACCGCTTTGGTCACCGGTGCGAGCCGTGGCATCGGCGCGGCGTGCGCGGTGGCGCTGGCCCACGGCGGCCACGACGTGGCCGTGGGCTACGTGAACGACCTCGCGGGTGCCCAGGCCACGGCCACCGCGGTGGAGGCCGTGGGCACGAAGGCCGCTGTGGTGCAGGGCGACATCTCCGATTCCGCCGCCGCCGGGGCCGTGGTGAGCGCTGCCGAGGACGCCTTGGGCCCGCTGGGCGCGCTGGTGCTGAACGCCGGCATCACCCGCGACGGCCTGATGATGCGCATGAGCGACGACGACTGGCAGGCGGTGATCGACACCAACCTGTCGGGATCGTTCTACTGCGCCAAGGCGGCTCTTCGCGGCATGATGAAGCGCCGCGCCGGATCGATCGTGGTGGTCTCGTCGGTGGTGGGTCTCATGGGCAATGCCGGGCAGGTGAATTACGCTGCCGCGAAGGCGGGCCTCATCGGCATGATGAAGTCGCTGGCCAGGGAGGCCGGCTCGCGCGGGGTGAGGGCCAACGCCATCGCCCCGGGGTACATCAGCACCGACATGACAGACGCGCTGTCGGACGACATCAAGGAGCAGTTGATCGGCCACACCCCGCTGGGGCGCCTTGGCACGCCGGACGACGTCGCGGGACTCGTGGCGTTCCTGTGCTCGGACGTGGCTGCCTTCATCACCGGGACGGTCATCCCGGTGGACGGCGGCCTGGGGATGTAGGCGGGAGGGGTCATGCCTAGCACCCTGATCGACGCAAACGGGCTCCGGCGCGTGGTGATCACCGGCATCGGCCTGGTGTCGCCGCTCGGCCTGGGGCGCGACGACGCCTGGGCGGCGGCGAAGGCCGGCACGTCCACGGCCGCGCCCATCCGGCAGTTCGACCCCTCCGACTGCGACACGCACTTCGCGTGCGAGGTGCCCGAGGCCTTCGACATCGAGCAGTTCCTCGAGCGCAAGACCGCCCGCCGGATGGACCGCTTCTCGCACCTGGGCGTGGCTGCCGCGATGCTGGGCTACGAGGACTCGGGGATCAAGGGCTCGGTCAGCCCCGAGCGCATGGGCGTGCTCATCGGATCGGGGATCGGCGGTATCCAGACGTGGCACGAGCAGACCGTGCGCCTGCGCGATCTCGGCCCCACGCGCGTGAGCCCGCTATTCATCCCCACGATCATCGCCAACATGGGCGCGGCGCAATCTTCGATGGAACTGGGCCTGCAGGGCCCGCTCTCGTGCAGCACTACCGCCTGCGCGTCGGCGAACCACGCCATCGGCGATGCCTTCGATCACATCCGCCTGGGCCGCGCCGACGCCATGATCGCCGGTGGCACCGAGGGCGCCGTGGCGCTGGTGGGCATCGCGGGCTTCAACGCCATGAAGGCCCTCTCCACCCGCAACGACGACCCCGGCACCGCCAGTCGCCCCTTCGACATCGGGCGCGACGGATTCGTCATGGGCGAGGCCGGCGCCGTGCTGGTGCTCGAGGAACTCGGCCACGCCATCGACCGCGGCGCCGACATCGTCTGCGAGTTGGCGGGCTATGGCCTGTCGGGAGATGCCCACCACATCACCGAGCCCGACCCCACCGCCGTGGGGCCGGCCCTCGCCATGAGCATGGCGCTGGCCGACGCCGGCATCGACCCCTCGGAGGTGGACTACGTGAACGCCCACGGCACGTCCACCCCGGTGGGCGACCCGTCGGAGATCCGGGTGATCAAGCGGGCGCTAGGTGACGATGCGGCCGCGCGCACCATGGTGAGCAGCACCAAGTCGATGCACGGCCACACCCTCGGTGCCGCCGGCGGGCTGGAGGCCGCGCTCACCGCGCTGGCCGTGCGCCACGGCGTGGTGCCACCCACGATCAACGTGAGCGAGCTCGACCCGGGGTGCGCGGGCGTGGACCATGTGCTGGGCGAGTCGCGCGAGGCCGACGTGCGCGTGGCGTTGTCGAACGTGTTCGGCTTCGGCGGCCACAACGCCACGCTGGCGTTCCGCCGCATGGAGGACTGATGGCGAAGTCGGCGGGGCACGCCGGGGGCCACTACCCGAGCCGGCTGCGCGTGGCGCTCACGCCGGTCCGCGACGCGTGGTTCCGCATCGCCACCAAGGCGTACGGCCCGGGCACCAGGACCCGCCCATGGACCTGGATCGGCGACGAGCGCATCGCCATCGGCAGCGTGCCCACGCCAGAGAGCCTGCAGGTGCTGGCCCGTGAGGGCGTCACCCACGTGGTCAACTGCCGCGCGGGCCTGCAGACTCGCTTCAGCCAGGACCTCTCGGCCGAGCGCGCGGTGTTCGGCGACCGCAACGTGGCGGTGGCCCCTATGTGGGATCACGGCCGCCACCAGTCGCCCGAGAAGTGGGCACGCGCGGCGGAGATCGCCGCGGGGTGGCTCGAGGACAACCCCAACGCCCGGGTGCTCATCCACTGCCAGCGCGGTCGGCGCCGGTCGCTGTTCGTGGCCTACGCGGTGCTGCGCCTGCGCGGGCGCTCGCCCGAGGTGGCCGCGCGCGATCTGCTCGAGCACCGCCACGAGGCGCGCCTGGTGCCCATCTACCGCAAGGCGGTGGAGGACTGGCTGGCCACCGGGGTCAAGCCCATCCACCAGGCCGACCTGGACGCCGTACGATGACGGCCACGCCATGAGTCGCGTCGGACGCAACATCCACGTGTCGGTGGACCGCCTGCGCCAGCTCGCCCAGCGCGAGGGCCGCCCGCGGCGCATCAAGGCCGATGCCGGCACCTGCCCCAAGTGCGACAGCCACTACTCGGCTGACGAGATGCAGCGCAACATGCGGGTGTGCCCGGCGTGCGGCCACCACTTCGCGGTGACGGCCCGCGAGCGCATGGAGCAGCTGGGCGAGCCCGGTGGCTATGTGGAGCTCTGGTCCGAGCTGAGGGCATCCGACCCGCTGCAGTTCACCGACCTCAAGCCCTATACCGAGCGCATCGTGGAGGCCGAGAAGTCGACGGGCATGGGCGAGGCCATCGTGTGCGCCGAGCTCGAGGTGCGCCACCAGCCGGCCGTGGCCGCGGTGATGGACTTCTCGTTCATGGGCGGCAGCATGGGCGCGGTGGTGGGCGAGAAGTTCGCGCGCGCCTGCGACTACGCGGCGCAGAAAGGCCTGCCGCTCATCATCGTGTCGGCGTCGGGTGGCGCGCGCATGCAGGAGGGCACCCTGGCGCTGATGCAGATGGCCAAGACGGTCATCGCCCTCGACGCCCTGGCCGAGGCCCGCGTGCCGGTGGTGGTGGTGCTGGCCCACCCCACCACGGGAGGCGTGTGGGCATCGTTCGCATCGCTGGGTGACGTCACCTATGCCGAGCCCGGCGCGCTCATCGCCTTCAGCGGCCCGCGCGTGATCGAGGAGACCACCCGCGAGGTGCTGCCCGATGACTTCGGCCGCGCCGAGGCCCAGCTCAGGAACGGCCAGGTGGACGCCGTAGTCGACCGCCGCGAGCTGGCTCAGCGCATCGGCCGGGTGCTGCACATCCTGTCGCGGCCGCCCGGCGATGGCGCCAGCACCGCGGCGCCGGCGCTGCAGTGGGCACAGGGCGGCGCGCAGAAGGTGGGCGAGGCCGTGCAGGCGCTGCCGTCGCTGCCGCGCAAGATGATGGACCGCATGCGCCCGGGGTCCACCGACGGCGAGGACCCCGGGGAGACCCCGGCATGAGCGACCGCAAGCAGGGCGGGCGCTTTCGAAAGGTGACCAACAAGGTGCGCCGCACGCCCGAGGCCCAGGACGAGGACCTCTGGGAGCGCGTGCAGTTGGCGCGCCACGCCGAGCGCCCTTACACCCTCGATTACATCAACCGGCTGTGCAGCGACTTCGAGGAGCTCCACGGGGATCGCTACTTCTCAGACGACGCCGCGCTGGTGGCCGGGTTCGGCCGGTACCACGACACCCCCGTGGCCTTCATCGGCCAGCAGAAGGGCCGTGACACCAACGAGCGCACCTGCCGCAACTTCGGCATGGCCGGCCCCGAGGGCTACCGCAAGGCCATGCGCGTGATGGAGATCGCCAACCGCTTGGGTATTTCGGTGGTCACGCTCATCGACACCCCCGGGGCGTTCCCGGGTGCCAGCGCCGAGGAGCGCGGGCAGGGCGGCGCGATCAGCCGCAGCATCCAGATGATGTGGCGCCTCGACGTCCCCACGGTCGCCGTGATCATCGGGGAGGGGTCATCGGGCGGCGCGCTGGGCCTGGGCGTGGCCGATCGCGTGCTCATGCTCGAGAACAGCACCTACTCGGTGATCAGCCCCGAGGGCGCGTCGGCGATTCTCTGGCGCGACGCCAGCAAGGCCAAGCTCGCGGCGCAGGCCTTCAAGCCCACCGCCGCCAACTGCTACCGCTGGGGCGTGGTGGACGCCGTGGTGCCCGAGCCCGAGGGCGGTGCCCACACCGACCCCGGGCAGGCCGCGGAGATCCTCGACCAGTACCTCTCACGCGTTCTTACCGAGCTCGGTGCCGTGCCCCCGGCCGATCGCCGTCGCGCGCGACGCGAGCGCTTCCGCAGGCTCGGCCCGCTGCGCGATCCCGAGGGCGGTATGGGAATGGCCACCGGGCGCGAGACCCCGCCCCCGGGCTGACCGTGCCGCCCCAGGAGGACCCCGGGGAACGCCGCATGGACGCCAGCCGCCTGGCGCCGATCGACGACCCGCTCGCCCTGGCCCGCCAGGTGGACGACGGCGAGCCGTCCGACCCGTGGCCGCAGGTGCGGGACATCCTCGACGGCGCCCGCGCGGGCCTGCCCGACACGGAGTTCGAGGCCGTGGTGGGCGCCACGCGCAGGGTGATCCACCCGCTCATGCAGGGGCGCCCGCCCGAGTGGCCGCCCGCGGGCCCGTCGGACGGCGGCAGCCTGCCGGCCGGCGCCGCGGCCGCCATGCGTGACCTCCGCGCCACGCTGTGCCTGTCGGCGCGCCACGGGGGCCCGGGAAGTGCCCGCACCCTGGCCATGCTGGGCCGCCG encodes the following:
- the fabD gene encoding ACP S-malonyltransferase — translated: MIALLFPGQGAQQVGMGRDLAEAFPAAADTFAEANDALGYDITRIIFEGPEDDLVRTDVCQPAILAMSVACLRVATDHGLRADLALGHSLGEFSALVACRSIGFGDALRLVGERGAAMQAAGEARPGTMAAILGLSDGEAESLCAEAGEVWPANYNCPGQVVASGSVEGIERLLGITTERGIKATQLKVGGAFHSPLMEPASERLAPALEAWDPQPPTPEFLSTTTAQVEPADRMRPVLLDQLTSPVRFGHAVETAVAMGADTFVELGPGRVLSGLVKRIKRDATLHQVSGPEGLESLAEVMA
- the fabG gene encoding 3-oxoacyl-[acyl-carrier-protein] reductase; this translates as MSTALVTGASRGIGAACAVALAHGGHDVAVGYVNDLAGAQATATAVEAVGTKAAVVQGDISDSAAAGAVVSAAEDALGPLGALVLNAGITRDGLMMRMSDDDWQAVIDTNLSGSFYCAKAALRGMMKRRAGSIVVVSSVVGLMGNAGQVNYAAAKAGLIGMMKSLAREAGSRGVRANAIAPGYISTDMTDALSDDIKEQLIGHTPLGRLGTPDDVAGLVAFLCSDVAAFITGTVIPVDGGLGM
- the fabF gene encoding beta-ketoacyl-ACP synthase II, whose protein sequence is MPSTLIDANGLRRVVITGIGLVSPLGLGRDDAWAAAKAGTSTAAPIRQFDPSDCDTHFACEVPEAFDIEQFLERKTARRMDRFSHLGVAAAMLGYEDSGIKGSVSPERMGVLIGSGIGGIQTWHEQTVRLRDLGPTRVSPLFIPTIIANMGAAQSSMELGLQGPLSCSTTACASANHAIGDAFDHIRLGRADAMIAGGTEGAVALVGIAGFNAMKALSTRNDDPGTASRPFDIGRDGFVMGEAGAVLVLEELGHAIDRGADIVCELAGYGLSGDAHHITEPDPTAVGPALAMSMALADAGIDPSEVDYVNAHGTSTPVGDPSEIRVIKRALGDDAAARTMVSSTKSMHGHTLGAAGGLEAALTALAVRHGVVPPTINVSELDPGCAGVDHVLGESREADVRVALSNVFGFGGHNATLAFRRMED
- the accD gene encoding acetyl-CoA carboxylase, carboxyltransferase subunit beta, with protein sequence MSRVGRNIHVSVDRLRQLAQREGRPRRIKADAGTCPKCDSHYSADEMQRNMRVCPACGHHFAVTARERMEQLGEPGGYVELWSELRASDPLQFTDLKPYTERIVEAEKSTGMGEAIVCAELEVRHQPAVAAVMDFSFMGGSMGAVVGEKFARACDYAAQKGLPLIIVSASGGARMQEGTLALMQMAKTVIALDALAEARVPVVVVLAHPTTGGVWASFASLGDVTYAEPGALIAFSGPRVIEETTREVLPDDFGRAEAQLRNGQVDAVVDRRELAQRIGRVLHILSRPPGDGASTAAPALQWAQGGAQKVGEAVQALPSLPRKMMDRMRPGSTDGEDPGETPA
- a CDS encoding acetyl-CoA carboxylase carboxyltransferase subunit alpha, which produces MSDRKQGGRFRKVTNKVRRTPEAQDEDLWERVQLARHAERPYTLDYINRLCSDFEELHGDRYFSDDAALVAGFGRYHDTPVAFIGQQKGRDTNERTCRNFGMAGPEGYRKAMRVMEIANRLGISVVTLIDTPGAFPGASAEERGQGGAISRSIQMMWRLDVPTVAVIIGEGSSGGALGLGVADRVLMLENSTYSVISPEGASAILWRDASKAKLAAQAFKPTAANCYRWGVVDAVVPEPEGGAHTDPGQAAEILDQYLSRVLTELGAVPPADRRRARRERFRRLGPLRDPEGGMGMATGRETPPPG